The stretch of DNA AACATCCTGCTGCGCACGGCGCTGGCGCGCGAGGGGCTGACCACCGACGACCTCGAGTGGGTCGAGATGCCGCCGCCGGACATGCCGGCCGCGCTCGCCCGCGGGGACATCGCCGGGTACGTGGTGGCCGAGCCGTTCGGGGCCAAGGCGGTCGCCGAGGGCTTCGGCAAGGAGCTGCTGCGAGCCGAGGAGCTCTGGCCGGACTGGCCGTGCTGCGGCCTGGTGCTGCGAGGCGACGTGCTCGCCGAGGAGCCCGAGGCGGCGCAGGCGCTCGTGACCGCCTTCGTGGACGCGGCCGACTCCATCGCGGCGGACCCCGTCGCAGCCGCGACGACCGCCGCCGACTACACCGCCTACGACGCGGCGCTGTGGGAGCGCTCCTTCGGCCTCGGCATCCGATACGACGACCTCACGCCGCGAGCCGACGAGGTCGCGCGCATACGCGACGAGCTGGCGGAGATGGAGCTGCTGAGCGGCTCCGCCGACGTGGACGCGTTCCTCGAGACCTCGCTGGTCGAGAAGGCCTACGCGGAGTAGGCGTGCGGCCGCTCGAGCGCATACTGCTGCCCGCCGCCGCCTTCGCCGCGCTCATAGGCGCGTGGCACGCGGCGGCGGGCGCGGCCGCCTCCGCGGTGCTGTTCCCGGGGCCGCGGGACGTGGCCCTCGGTCTCGCGGAGCTGGCACAGACCGGGAGGCTGGCGCCGTACGTGGCCGCCAGCCTCGTGCGCTTCGCGTCGGGCTACTTCGCGGCGCTGGCGCTCGCCGTGCCGCTCGGGTTGGCGTTCGGGATGGCGGCGCGGGCGTGGGCGGCCGCCGACCCGGTGGTGCAGGTGATGAGACCGATCTCGCCTATCGCCTGGTTCCCGCTGTTCACGCTTTGGTTCGGTATCGGGGAGGCGCCGGCCGTGGTGATCGTCTTCATCGCGGCCTTCTATCCGGCGCTGCTGGCCACGGTCGCCGCCGTCCGCTCCGTAGACCCGGCGCTGCTCCGGGTCGCCCGCAACTTCGGGGAACGGCGGCTGGCGCGCGTATGGCGCGTCGTGCTCCCTGCGGCGCTGCCGCGGATCATGACGGGCGCGCGGATCGCGATGGGTTCGTCCTGGGTCTTCCTGGTGGCGGGCGAGATGCTCGGCGTGCGCAGCGGGCTGGGCTTCCTGGTGGTGGACGCCCGCAACTCGCTTCGTACCGACCTCGTGCTCGTGGCGATCGTGCTGATCGGCCTGAGCGGACTGCTCGTCGACCGCGCCATCGGCATCACCGAGGCGGCCGTGCGCAGGAGGTGGGCCGCGTGAGCGACGCGAGGCTGGAGGCACGCGACTTGGGCAAGACCTACCACGCCTCCGCCGGGGGCGAGGTCGCGGCGCTGGACGGCGTCGACCTGAGGGTCGAGCCGGGTGAGCTCGTCGCGGTGCTGGGGCCCAGCGGCTGCGGCAAGTCGACGCTGCTGGCGCTCCTCGGCGGGTTCGAGGCGCCTACGCGAGGCGGCGTGATGCTCGACGGCGGACCGGTCGTCGAGCCCTCCCCGCGCGTGGTGACCGTGTTCCAGGACTACGCGCTCTTCCCGTGGCTGAACGTGCTGGG from Coriobacteriia bacterium encodes:
- a CDS encoding ABC transporter substrate-binding protein, which translates into the protein MPRRRIALLAAAALAAALLALAAGCAGGAARGARDGAVAEKPTLKIGYLPITHSAPLMLADAATSGDLGDAKLELVPFSSWPELTEALNTGAIDGAVTMLEIALASAEKGIDAKLVALSHRGGDALIVAEDISSAGELAGRRFAIPHRLSGHNILLRTALAREGLTTDDLEWVEMPPPDMPAALARGDIAGYVVAEPFGAKAVAEGFGKELLRAEELWPDWPCCGLVLRGDVLAEEPEAAQALVTAFVDAADSIAADPVAAATTAADYTAYDAALWERSFGLGIRYDDLTPRADEVARIRDELAEMELLSGSADVDAFLETSLVEKAYAE
- a CDS encoding ABC transporter permease, translating into MRPLERILLPAAAFAALIGAWHAAAGAAASAVLFPGPRDVALGLAELAQTGRLAPYVAASLVRFASGYFAALALAVPLGLAFGMAARAWAAADPVVQVMRPISPIAWFPLFTLWFGIGEAPAVVIVFIAAFYPALLATVAAVRSVDPALLRVARNFGERRLARVWRVVLPAALPRIMTGARIAMGSSWVFLVAGEMLGVRSGLGFLVVDARNSLRTDLVLVAIVLIGLSGLLVDRAIGITEAAVRRRWAA